The stretch of DNA AAATTACGGACACCACCATTGCGGCGATTCAAAGCTCCGGCAATCGCGTCCTGTGGAATCGCAGTGCGGATTACGTTTTACAAAACGGACGTATCATCACCCAAAACGTCGATAAAAATATCTTACCTGATTTAGATATTCTAAAAATCACGGAAAGCACGATGCAAGTACGTGCCTTGGTGACAAACGGATCAGCAAATCAAGAATTAATCTGGTCATTGAAGCGTATTGATCCCTCACTGCTTGTGGGGGGTTCAACAGGTCCGACCCGTCCCGGCGGTTCTTGGGAAGAATCCGTGCAAATGGAAATGGTCACGCCGACTTTGAAGTTCAACTATCAGGATTCATTCAAAGGCCGTCGCCAACAAAGAAGTCCTTTGAGTTGTTCTTATGATCGTGAAACTAGCACTTTTGATCTTGATTTAACGGCCTACCGCCGCGGTTCAGATCGTCGTGATGACCGCGACGTCGAAGCGCAAGTGTCGCTCACGGGCCGTGATGTGGTGTTTGATTTTTCAAGACGTCATGAATCAGTGAACTTTTCAATCGTGAATCCCCGTCGCCAACAACGACCGGCGTTTGTGGCGACTTACAATCCCCAAGGTGGCAGAAAAATTTATTTCAGCACCACACGCGAGAGCCGTTGCAACGTAACCCTGACTCGCCAAGGTAAGATGGTCAGCTTCGAAGCCATGTGCCGCGAGCTTGACGCCAATGGCGACCGCTTAGAGGGCCGTGCGCGCATCAGCTTGAAAGGTTCTTGTTCATTGTAAGATTAAAAAGTCGTGGGCTTTCTGGTTTTAAAACCAGGTTCACGACTTTGATTTTTTTCTTTTTTTGCATCTCTTGCACCAGGTAATGCCGATGACAGTCTGATTCATCGGCTTCATAACAAAGTAATACCAGCTTTTTTTTAAGTATCAGCTTTTTGAGCTCTGCGATTTCTTCTGAAACTTCAGGCAACACTTTCTTAACATAGTCCTTAAACATTTTATCGCGCGTGATGATCTTCGCCTTAGCTTCTTTACGCCATAAAGTTGGCACCCCCAAGGAAGGCCAATGAGTGTACTCAATGCCTTCTTTAGCTAGCTCCTCTGCCAGGCGTTTCTTGGAAAAACCTTTTTTACCGCTCACAGGATTTTTTCGAATATCTGCCAGGTGCTCAATGCCGTTTTCCTTAAGCCCCGCTACAAATTGGTTAATATCGCAGCCTTCGTATCCCACGGTGAAAAGTTTTGCCATGCCCGACACTCCTACACTCTTGAGATCATAGCTCTGATTGTGTCCCGGCGCGGAATAAAACTTTGAGGTCTTTTAACAAAAAACCCCGGGATTCTCCCCGAGGTTTTAATCGAAATTAATTTAACTGTGTCTTCTGACTATTTTTTCTTTTTCTTAGTTTTATCCGTCAAACCAGATTCAGCACGAATCTTCGCGGTTTCAAGTTTCGCTTTTTCTGTTTCGGTTTCGGCTCTGGCCGTTTCAAGCTTCACTTTTGATTCATCCGCTTTATCTGCGGCGGCTTCGGCCAGCTTTTCTAACTTCGCTGCTTCGGATTTAGCTTTTTCCGCTTCTTCACGCAAACGCTTCATTTCGGCTTCACCACGGGCTGTTTCCGCCTCGTGATCGGCGATGGCTTTTTTAGATTTCGCGATCGCCATAGTAGCCTCTGCTTGCTCTTTACGAAGAGTATTGCGGTTGGCTTCTAATTCTTGGCGGATTTTCGCTGCGGCTTGACGCGCTTTTTCTTCTTCTTTGCGGATCTCTTCTGATTTTTTTCTTTCGGACTCTGCTTGTTTCACCGCTTCTTTAGAAGCTTCTTGAGAAGCCGCTAATTCTTTTTGTAACTTTTCAGT from Bdellovibrio bacteriovorus encodes:
- a CDS encoding DUF488 domain-containing protein, translated to MAKLFTVGYEGCDINQFVAGLKENGIEHLADIRKNPVSGKKGFSKKRLAEELAKEGIEYTHWPSLGVPTLWRKEAKAKIITRDKMFKDYVKKVLPEVSEEIAELKKLILKKKLVLLCYEADESDCHRHYLVQEMQKKKKIKVVNLVLKPESPRLFNLTMNKNLSS